The sequence below is a genomic window from Neomicrococcus aestuarii.
CGAGGCACCCAACGCAAGCTGCGGCGTCGTCGTACTGGAATCCGCACCAACCGCATACGCATGACGGGATCACTCCGGGCCGTCCCGCTGAGGGACAGCGGAACCCTTGGCCCGCACCTGAGCCGCTCCTGCTTCCTTAGTAGTTCCATAGATGGGGCACATGTAGCTACTGATGCACACTCGGATACAAATGCTACACTCGTGTCACATACAGGAGGCCCATCATGCGTGGACAGAAACTTGGTCGCCGGTTGGCATCAGCCGCCGCTACTAAGACAGTCGCGGGTAAATCTTTGAAGACTAGTTCGGAAGCACCTCAGGCCGGCACCACTCGTGTCAAAGTGTCCACTAAGTCAGTCTCTGCAGACCGTAAGAAGCCTGCTCGCGAAAGAAATAACGAACCCACCCAAGCACTAGAAGTCGTGGACAGCAGGGGTTTGGGCGCGGATGAAATCCAGCGAGCAATTGACTATCTTGCTTCCCTCCGAGACCTCCGCCCGGCCATGCGGACGCACCATCGAGCACAAGTGGAGGCTGCCCTCCTCTCAAACGTGAAGCTCATCTCTGATGCCACTCAAAAGCAAGCAGCCCGTAGCGCAGGAGTCCGCCTTCGCCTTCTGGAAGAGGAAGGATTTGAAACCTTCGAGAGCCTTGCACAAATTCGGCGTATTACGGAGAGCTCGGCTCGAACTTGGGTATCCAGGCAACGCAAAGCATCGTTGCTATTCACGGTTGAATATGACAACAAGGTTCTTATTCCAAAGTTTCAACTCACTGAGGAAGGGAAGCTTGATGACGCCGTCAGCACTTTGGTCACCAAGCCTCTCCTCGAAGCCGGTGTTGATCCGTGGACACTGTGGGCTTGGTCTACCCGTCCCACCGGACTGCTCAGCGATCAAATTCCCGCCGAAGTCGCCCGGGCGAACAAGCGTCGTATCCAGAAGGCTGTCAGTACCTACATTGCTGACCGTAAATTCCCCATCGGCGCATGAGTCCGGCATTCCCGCCTGAGGACCTGGACTGCGTCGATCCTGACAACTGCCCTGTAGCCATCAGCGACCTAGTTGCGCATGCGCAGGCAGGTACGTTGCCGGTGGCGACCCTCGACGAAGGAACTCAATGGCATCGAATCTACGATTCCCGCTTTGGGCGCACTGAGTTTAACCCTGGCTTAGGCAACGCACGGTTCTCACCCTTTGACTCGAAGTCCGATGGCGAGCGAGTACCTTCCCTCTACTTGGCAAGCTCACCCGGTGCCGCACTCCTAGAGACAGTCCTGCGGAACTTGGGCCCAACTGGCCCTCGCGAGGCAGACGAAGCCTCATTCGTAGGTATGCTTCACGTCCACCTCGACCTTCAACAGAGCTGTAGAGTCGCGGATCTTCGTGATAATCAGCTAAGCCTCTTGAAGCTCTCGCGCGAATCCATCGCTTCCAGTTCCGCAGAGCACTACCCCTGCACCCGCACGGTGGCCAAGGAAATTCACGCATCGCCTCAAAAGTTATGTGGAGTCCTCTGGCACTCGCGGCAGGTTGAGATGAATGGCCTACCTCCCGAGGAAGCGCTCGTGCTATTCGGGGATCAGCTGCCGCCACCGCATCAACTTCTGGATCTTCCACCCACCAAGCAAGCTATCGGCTCACTCTTTGAAGGTCAGGGTCGCGTGTACCTTGATGAACTTCTCGAAGAACTTGGCGTTAGCGTTGCCGACCTTGAGCGACCACTCCTTATCGCACCTCCTGATGGTGTCGTCGATGAGCCACTCCGCGAAAACTAAACCTGAGGATGAACTGAAGTCCTGTCCTGAGGCACCCAACGCAAGCTGCGGCGTCCTCGTACTGGAATCCGCGCCAGCGGCACGCGCACGCCGCGAACAAACCGCTACCCCGCAAGCGCCGCGGCGAGGAACGCGAGCGTCCCACTACTGGTGAGCGTGCGTGCGAGATTCCACCGGTTCCAGCGGTCCTCGAAATCACGCCGCGCATTCGTCTGTTGCGCAATAGTGCCGGTGGGCGATTGCTCGAGGAGGCGATTGAGCGGCACGTTCGCGGCCGCCGTGATGCCGAACGTCAGTGCCGAACAGACCGCTCCCGCAAGTACCAGGATCACAGATGCAGATCCGTCCTTCCAGAGAACAAAAACGCTACTGACAAGCGACGATAGCGGCGCCACGAAGAAGACCGTCAGGAACCACCCGTTCAAGATCGCCGCGTTGATGGCACGGAACGCTGAGACGTAGGTGGCGTCGTCGACGCGGCGGAACGCTGGGCTGATGGCGCACGTGAAGGCGAAGAACAGCCCAGCGAGCAGTCCGTTGGTGACGATCGCGACTACCAAAATGAGGTCAAACATGGACAAAATCAGGACCCCAGCATCTTGCCGATAGTCGTCTCAAGTGGCGTGCTCACTCGGACGCTACGGTCTCCGCGCGGCAAGAGCAGCCCGCGCTCATCCGCCCGGTACAACTCCGCGAGACTCGCGGCAACGTGCGGTCGGAACCCGGCGTCCTGGAGCGCATCCGCCCACGCCTCTTCGGGGAGCGTCGCGACGTGCAACTCGCGCCCCAAGGCATCGCCCAGAATCTTCGCAACCTCCCGCTCGGAATACGAAGGCCCCACGATGTCCACCGCTTCACTGCTGGCCGGCGGTGACAACAGCGCTTGGGCTGCGACCGCGCCCAGATCCTGCGTGGCAACCATCGGAATCGGCTGGTCGGCAGAAGCCGCGAACACCGGATACACGCCCTCCTGGCGGGCAACGTCGATCACGTCGGCGACCTTCTCCTGGAAGTGCCCCGAACGCAGCGCCGTCACCTTCGCACCCGTGGCAAGAAGCGCCTGCTCCAACCGATACAACCCGTCAATGGGCCCGGTTCCCTCGGCCAGATCGGCGCCGCCAGAGGACAGCACCACCACATGCGGCACGCGCTGATCCGCGACGGCCTCGGCGATGGAGGCGATCAACGCGTCGGCGTGCGCCTCCGGGTCATCGGCGCCCAAGTCAAACGGCAACAGCGCGAAAAACCCGGTACTTCCGGCGAGCGCCTCCCCCAGCGCGGCCCGGTCTTCCAGTACGACGACGCTTGCTTGCGCTCCCTGCGCCTCCCACGTTCCAGCGTCCTGCGGGCGGCGAACCAGCACGCGAACCTCGGCTCCCGCGTCCAACAAATTCTTTGCCGTGGCCGATCCAACTCGACCCGTTGCTCCTGCGATGACGTACATGATGTGTCCTTCCGGTGTGACTGTGCTTCTGACGTTACGGGCGTCTATGCGGCAGAACCATGTGTGAAAGTGCGAAGTTCTTGCTCGATCGTCCAGCTTTTCCGGTCTCTTAGGCTGTCTCCGTGGGACGATGGCTGCATGGATCGAATACCACGCGGCGAAGGGCAGGATCGGCTGGCCCGAGTGCTGCACACGTTGCGGATGCGCAGTACGTTTTACTGTCACGCGGAGCTTGGTGAACCGTGGGCGTTGGAGATGCCGGCTATCTCGAACTCGGTGAGTTTCCATGTGGTGACGGCGGGTTCATGCTGGCTGCGTGTGCCGGGCGCTGAGCCGCTCGAGCTGCGCGCGGGAGACCTCGCGCTGGTGCCGCACGGTTTGGGGCATGACCTGCTGAGCGCCCCCGATGCTCGGAGTGGCCCTCGGGTGGATCTGCTTCCGCAAAAGTATTTGAGCAAGCATTATTCGGTGCTGCAGCACGGCGGTTCGGGTCGGGCTTCGCAGCTGATCTGTGGCGTGGTGACGTTCGATGATCCCGCGGCCCGCGAGCTCATGCGCACCCTGCCGGCGGTCCTGTTTATTGGCGGGGATACCTTTACTGCGTCGTCGACCATCCGGGATACGTTGCGCCTGATGGCCGGTGAGCTCTCCCACCTGCAACCCGGCGGCGAAGCTGTCGCGACGCGCCTTGCGGACATTCTGGTGGTGCAAGCGATCCGCGCGTGGCTCACTTCCTCGCACGACGACGCAGCCTCCGGCTGGCTCCGCGCCCTTCACGATGAGCGCGTTGGGCGGGTGCTCGAAGCAATCCATGAGAATCCAGGCGACGAGTGGAATCTCGAGCGTTTGGCGCAGCTAGCGACCATGTCCCGATCTTCGTTCAGCTCCCGCTTCACCGAGCTCGTGGGTGAAGCGCCGATCGCCTACCTGACTCGCTGGCGCATGAACGTCGCGCATTCTCGGTTGCTCGAAGAAGACGTGACCGTGGCCAGGCTCGCTGCCGAGCTCGGCTACCAATCCGAAGCCGCGTTCAACCGCGCCTTCGCCCGAATCATCGGCCGCTCCCCCGGCTCACTTCGCCGGCGGCGCGCGTAAAGGCTGCCACCCCGGCGAGGTGCGGCAACCCGAAACGAGCTAGCACAAAACCACCGATTCCCCCACCGGCGACCAGTACGCGCATGGCCTTAGAGTACCAACGTAAGCTGCGTCGTCGTACTAAAAAATATCCACCGACAGCCGGACCAAGAAGTGACCACTGACTACAAAAGAAGCGGGGCCGGATCAATATCCGATCATGGCCCCGCCGCAATGAGTGTGCTTAGTTCGGAGCGGCTCTGAACAAGTTAGCTCAGTACAGCTGGCTACTGTTTTCCTGCACGTAAGGAATCGTGACGTCCTGCAATGAAGAGCTCACGTTGATTTGCATGGAATTCGTGACGGTGCGGCCATTGGCGGGCTGAATTGTTGGCGGCTGCTGAACGCCGGGATTCCGCAAGAGTTCGAAGAGAATCTCGAACACGCCCGTTTGGGTTGCCACTCCAAGTGTGTTGCCGTTGTAGGCGATCTGGCTGTGCGTGAACGTCAACGTGGTCCATGTGCCGATCGTTGAGGTGCTGGTCCACGTCCAGGCGGATCCGCCGTTGTCTGGCAAGTCAATCCACGTGGACTGGTTGTCCAAAAGCTTGTACACGGTGTTGTCAAAGGTCAGACGTACGGTGATGGGTCCGCTGACCCAGTTCTTATACGTGTCAAAGGTGACCTGGTTGTGAATGGCCTCGTTGAAGATCATCATCTGCATTCCCAGCTGGAACTCGACCTGCTTCAACTCGGGATTTTCGTCCGTGATGAGGCCGTGGGGCCACGTCGTCGCGTTGGTATCTCCCTGGTCGGTGTTGGCCGATTGCGTGTCAGCCAGAGTGACGTACTGACCAGCAAGATTCGTCGAGGATGCCGCAAATGCGGGTGCCGGACCGGCAGCGAGAATGGTCGCTGCCGTCCACGCGAGGCCAGCGCCAATCATTGGACGTCGGCCCACGGTGGGGCGTGAAATGGTCAGGGGTTGTGCAGGACTTTGAGCCTGTTGCATGTTGATTTCCTAGGTACCTGAGGCGAGGTCGGGCCCAGTTGGCCCTGGAGGTGGGCTAAACAAACCCCAGATCCACTAGAAAAATTGTATGTTTTTACTATAAAAATTGTTGCAACTTGGTATCCACAGCCCCTCCCCCGACATCGGTCGCGACAGTTGGGACTCTACATATCTAGACCATCGGTCTATTGCGGGCACGTGAATGGCAATCCGCCATGAAGCAAATGCGCACGTCGAAGCCCGTGGAGGCAGTAGTAGCCGGAATTTCATCCGCGAAAAGATGCGGAAAAGATTCTTTGAAAAGAACTGAGGCCTCGTCTCCGGAAGGGCGTCAGCGCTTCCAGAGACGAGGCCTCACGAAGATTCGGTGTGGCTAAAGGTCCTTAGCCCCGCGGGCCGAAGCCGATCGTCACCGGTTGCGGGGCGGGAGTACTGCAGCAGGACGACGACGCAGCTGCAGTTTCGCTGGCAGGCTCAGGGGCCGAGCAGCAAGAGTCAGCGGAGGCGCCCGCATCGGCAGAGGCCGCGGGGGCCGGGGCATCGCACGATCCACCAAGATCTGACGAGCACACGCCTGTTGCCGGCAGCTCGAGCTCGACGGAATCGGCAGCAGCGCGGTCGCCTGCGAGTGCGGCCACAATGGATCGGACCTGCTCGTAGCCGGTGGCCATGAGGAACGTTGGTGCGCGGCCGTAGCTCTTCATACCCACAATGTAGAAGTCGGTTTCCGGATGGGAAAGCGCTCGCTCGCCGTGAGCTTTCACGGTTCCGCAGCTGTGGAACTCGGGGTCGATCAGCGGGCCAAGCTCGCGCGGAGCTTCCACCATGAGGTCCATGTCCAGGCGTAGCTCTGAGAGCATGCGCAGGTCGGGCCGGAAGCCGGTGGCTGGAACCAATAGGTCGACGTCGAGGGTGCGCTCATCGGCGAGCTTGACCGTCAAGCGGTCGTCAGCCTCAAGTGCAGTGACGGATACGTTCTCGAGAATGGCGATGTCACCATTTTCGACGAACTTCCGCAGTGACGTTCCCAGTTGGCCACGTGCGGGGAGCTCGTCAAGAGCACCGCCGCCATACAGCCGGACTGGATTCGCGACTCCGCGCAAGCCCCAGTAAATAGTAGTTTCCGGGTGCTTCTGGCGTAGCTTGCCCAGACTGATGAGCGTGTTCGCAGCCGAGTGCCCGGCACCCAATACCAAAACAGTCTTACCCGCGAACCCGTCGAAGTCGGCACCCAACGGATCCGGCAGCGGCGTCGTGATGAATCCGGCGTCGCGAGCCGCAGCTTCACCGATTGCCTCAATCCCCGATCGACCCACGGGATTCGGAGAATTCCAGGTACCGGAGGCGTCGATCACGGCGCGAGCGAGAATGTCCTCAACTCCGGTTTCCGTTTGCGTGCGCACGAGGAACAGGGATTCCTTGCGGCCGCCGGTTCGGGTCTTATCGACTCCCCCACCGTCTTCGCGGACGCGGGTCACGTTCGTGACGCGGTGACCGTAAGAGATGCGAGGCGCCAGTTCGGGATGCTCGGAGAGCGGCGCGAGGTACTCGTTGACCATGTCGGCACCGGCGGGCAGCTTCGTCTCGCGGGGAGCCTCCCACGTGGCGGTGTAAGTATCAGTGGTGGTTTCCAAAAGTCGGCGCGATGCCGCGTCAATGTTGTAGCGCCACGTGGAGAAGAGCTTGATGTGGCCCCACGCCTGCATGGCCGCGCCTGCGCTGGCGCCAGCCTCGAGCACGCGAACGTCCAGATTTCGTTCCAATAAGTGCGCGGCCGCGGCAAGACCGATGGGTCCAGCCCCAATGACGACGACGGGGTAGCTATTCTTCATGACCACGCACTCCAAGACTGAGACAACTCTAAAGACATAGACGAACTTCAATGTCTCAATGCTACGTCAAGACATACGCGATTGCGCATATATTGCTTCGCGGATACGCGCCACCTAAAGCAGCGGCCCATTAGCGGAATACTGCGAGGTGACGTATCCATTTCGAATGGCGAGTTCAGCCACCTCTAGCCGTTGAAGTGTTGACATGTCCCTTCGCACGTCTGCGAGCGCTCGCCCCACGGTTGTTGAGCGAACACCGCGGTAGAAGATCAGGTTGTCATTGATGTTGTCGACGTCATCCTCGTCGTCCATCAGATCGGTGCGATATTCCAGCTCCATCCACGCGGGCAGCGCTCTGCGCACGCGGCGACTCGTGCCAACTTGAATTTTAGGGACATCAACGGGCAGTAGTTCCAAGAGCTTGAAGACCGATTCGCGGTGCAAGAACGCATCTCGCCCCGCGAGGGCAACGGCAATCATGGGTTTCGTGAACGACGTAGCCTGGATATCGCGGTGCGTGTAGACGCCGTTCCCAAATGCTCGTAAGGCTCCGCGGGCTGCAAGTTTGCGCAGTTCAACCGCCGGAATGCCGGCATCTTCAGCCTCTGCAAGTGTCACCACGCCGTGACTAACGGCCGCCATTTCACGCAATTCTTGCCGATATGTCATGCATTGCCTCCTGCCAAATACGTACCAAAAAACGGTACGTTTCTGACACGGCCCACAGATACGTACACGAGTATTTTGTCGCCTTTTCATCGAGCGCGGGCGGGGTGTGGATATGTGGTTGCTCCGGCGAAAATTAGTCCACAGAAGGATCTATTGCTGGAAGCGAAGTAGGTGGCTCAACAATCCACTCCCTTCAGATGCCACCCATCAGGCGCGATGGATATCCCCGTTTAGACGTTCGTCTAACCCTGTGCGACTTTCGGACTATCTTTTATAAAAACCGTTTATTTGGCCGCGGCGCGTTGGTAGCGTAACCAGCGCGGACGTAGTTCATAGCTAGTCATTTTGGGGCTATGAGGTTCGCTCTCATGATCGGCGGGTTCGGCTCACGAATTCGAACATCGAAAACTGAGAGGGGGGATTTACCGTGGTCAAGATTGCAATGGCTGAAGAGAAGCACTTCTCTGCCGAAGCTGCTGTGGCACCCGGTGGCTGGTGCTGCACGTGCTGCTGCTGGTGCTGGGTAAATATCTTCAATTTCTAGTCAGATTCATCAGTGAACAAGGTTGGCGTTGCTAGCTCTCGCGAGTCAAGTACTGGTTAGCGGCGTCAACTGTTGAAAGAGACCTCATGACCTCTCGCCCTGCACAATCTTCTTCCTTCACGGATCACCCGGCCAGTGATTCTTCCTTCCTGCACGACGGCGCAAAAACGCCATCGGCCGCCCTCGCCCAACTCTCCAACGTCGTGAAAACGTACGGCAGCGCCACCGTAGTTAACGGTGTCTCGCTAGATGTCCTCGACGGACGCACCACCATGCTGGTGGGCCCAAACGGCTCCGGCAAAACCACCAGCATGGAAATCTTGGTGGGACTGCGCCGACCAACGAGCGGTAAGGCCCGCATCCTCGGCGAAGAGGTGGTTCCCTCTGGCAAGCACCGTATCGTCACGGGTGTTCAGCTTCAACAGTCCGGATTACCCGGACGCATCAAGGTCAAAGAGGTTCTGGGCAGTGTCGCCTCTCTCTTCGAGGAACCGGACGACATTTGGGAGCTCGCCGGCAGCCTGGGCTTGCAAGCGCATTGGAACAAGGCCGTGGACAAGCTTTCTGGCGGACTCAAGCGTCGTGTAGACATTGCCGCCGCGTGTGTAGGTCGCCCGCGCTTCTTGCTTCTCGACGAGCCAACGTCCGGTGTTGATCCAGAAGGCCGGGCGGAGCTGTGGGAATTCTTGAGGACCAGGGCACGGGCAGGATGCGGAATCCTGGCATCCACTCATGACCTGGAAGAAGCAGAAGCCTTTGCCGACCAGCTCTATGTGATGGGCAAGGGACGCATCCTCCTCCAT
It includes:
- a CDS encoding anthrone oxygenase family protein; the encoded protein is MFDLILVVAIVTNGLLAGLFFAFTCAISPAFRRVDDATYVSAFRAINAAILNGWFLTVFFVAPLSSLVSSVFVLWKDGSASVILVLAGAVCSALTFGITAAANVPLNRLLEQSPTGTIAQQTNARRDFEDRWNRWNLARTLTSSGTLAFLAAALAG
- a CDS encoding type IV toxin-antitoxin system AbiEi family antitoxin domain-containing protein, whose translation is MTYRQELREMAAVSHGVVTLAEAEDAGIPAVELRKLAARGALRAFGNGVYTHRDIQATSFTKPMIAVALAGRDAFLHRESVFKLLELLPVDVPKIQVGTSRRVRRALPAWMELEYRTDLMDDEDDVDNINDNLIFYRGVRSTTVGRALADVRRDMSTLQRLEVAELAIRNGYVTSQYSANGPLL
- a CDS encoding ABC transporter ATP-binding protein, with protein sequence MTSRPAQSSSFTDHPASDSSFLHDGAKTPSAALAQLSNVVKTYGSATVVNGVSLDVLDGRTTMLVGPNGSGKTTSMEILVGLRRPTSGKARILGEEVVPSGKHRIVTGVQLQQSGLPGRIKVKEVLGSVASLFEEPDDIWELAGSLGLQAHWNKAVDKLSGGLKRRVDIAAACVGRPRFLLLDEPTSGVDPEGRAELWEFLRTRARAGCGILASTHDLEEAEAFADQLYVMGKGRILLHGTPHEVLSSAGGDWRLRINDASPAQIRVIEESGFEHGRTGITSLVIGTSDGLERLRQELVQVDSGPEIRSGRIRLEDVFAVTSWREI
- a CDS encoding RES family NAD+ phosphorylase, whose protein sequence is MSPAFPPEDLDCVDPDNCPVAISDLVAHAQAGTLPVATLDEGTQWHRIYDSRFGRTEFNPGLGNARFSPFDSKSDGERVPSLYLASSPGAALLETVLRNLGPTGPREADEASFVGMLHVHLDLQQSCRVADLRDNQLSLLKLSRESIASSSAEHYPCTRTVAKEIHASPQKLCGVLWHSRQVEMNGLPPEEALVLFGDQLPPPHQLLDLPPTKQAIGSLFEGQGRVYLDELLEELGVSVADLERPLLIAPPDGVVDEPLREN
- a CDS encoding AraC family transcriptional regulator, which translates into the protein MDRIPRGEGQDRLARVLHTLRMRSTFYCHAELGEPWALEMPAISNSVSFHVVTAGSCWLRVPGAEPLELRAGDLALVPHGLGHDLLSAPDARSGPRVDLLPQKYLSKHYSVLQHGGSGRASQLICGVVTFDDPAARELMRTLPAVLFIGGDTFTASSTIRDTLRLMAGELSHLQPGGEAVATRLADILVVQAIRAWLTSSHDDAASGWLRALHDERVGRVLEAIHENPGDEWNLERLAQLATMSRSSFSSRFTELVGEAPIAYLTRWRMNVAHSRLLEEDVTVARLAAELGYQSEAAFNRAFARIIGRSPGSLRRRRA
- a CDS encoding NmrA family NAD(P)-binding protein, with protein sequence MYVIAGATGRVGSATAKNLLDAGAEVRVLVRRPQDAGTWEAQGAQASVVVLEDRAALGEALAGSTGFFALLPFDLGADDPEAHADALIASIAEAVADQRVPHVVVLSSGGADLAEGTGPIDGLYRLEQALLATGAKVTALRSGHFQEKVADVIDVARQEGVYPVFAASADQPIPMVATQDLGAVAAQALLSPPASSEAVDIVGPSYSEREVAKILGDALGRELHVATLPEEAWADALQDAGFRPHVAASLAELYRADERGLLLPRGDRSVRVSTPLETTIGKMLGS
- a CDS encoding FAD-dependent oxidoreductase, whose product is MKNSYPVVVIGAGPIGLAAAAHLLERNLDVRVLEAGASAGAAMQAWGHIKLFSTWRYNIDAASRRLLETTTDTYTATWEAPRETKLPAGADMVNEYLAPLSEHPELAPRISYGHRVTNVTRVREDGGGVDKTRTGGRKESLFLVRTQTETGVEDILARAVIDASGTWNSPNPVGRSGIEAIGEAAARDAGFITTPLPDPLGADFDGFAGKTVLVLGAGHSAANTLISLGKLRQKHPETTIYWGLRGVANPVRLYGGGALDELPARGQLGTSLRKFVENGDIAILENVSVTALEADDRLTVKLADERTLDVDLLVPATGFRPDLRMLSELRLDMDLMVEAPRELGPLIDPEFHSCGTVKAHGERALSHPETDFYIVGMKSYGRAPTFLMATGYEQVRSIVAALAGDRAAADSVELELPATGVCSSDLGGSCDAPAPAASADAGASADSCCSAPEPASETAAASSSCCSTPAPQPVTIGFGPRG